A single window of Nicotiana sylvestris chromosome 5, ASM39365v2, whole genome shotgun sequence DNA harbors:
- the LOC104246193 gene encoding F-box/kelch-repeat protein At3g23880-like produces MANLRRCQQQQLQKKSVRIRKGKRVVKPSKQMDIVDHQATGIQFQDVIIMEILSRLPVQSLLQLKCVSNSWQALISDPYFNLKHLTKNNQKLLVCQSWPGWGDMERTIKFSFYSSPLSNVQQLNSCLSKYVQELDCPSTFKPNEGQLFCSFNGLVVLGFYSYSTFDQQLYLWNPSTRESTLLPHSEFTQRWTMIGFGCDATSDGYKLLKWTVLKGGHSIQVLSLKSGSWRNILYRPTTIAICPGRGRKLPIFPYLNDNWYTDPMVFVHGAFHWLGMTVARTYHLVSFNSSNEVYGEIPLLEQMHITNEGVLSYYGLSLVEGMLCFSSTHKHQGWGTFKLWVMKDYGVKESWTVLFTIRLSNIAYAKFKHRFANGEVLLYLFEILANSPRTDRMATFGHTALRTSTGPVGFWPEHFKVHDGIAYTESLISPKSLI; encoded by the exons ATGGCAAATCTTCGTAGATGCCAACAGCAGCAGCTGCAGAAGAAATCAGTACGAATTCGCAAAG ggaagagagttgtgaagccgTCAAAGCAGATGGATATTGTTGATCATCAG GCCACTGGAATTCAATTCCAAGACGTTATAATTATGGAAATCCTCAGCAGGTTACCCGTACAGTCTCTGCTTCAGCTCAAATGTGTTTCCAACTCTTGGCAGGCATTAATCTCTGATCCTTACTTCAATTTGAAGCATCTCACCAAGAATAACCAGAAACTTCTTGTTTGCCAGTCATGGCCTGGTTGGGGTGATATGGAACGTACCATCAAATTTAGCTTCTATTCTTCTCCTTTATCGAATGTACAACAACTCAATTCATGTCTTTCAAAGTATGTACAAGAACTCGATTGCCCTTCAACCTTCAAACCAAATGAGGGCCAATTATTTTGTAGTTTCAATGGGTTGGTTGTTCTCGGATTTTATAGTTATAGTACATTTGATCAACAACTTTATCTATGGAACCCTTCCACAAGAGAGTCGACACTTCTTCCCCATTCAGAATTTACACAGAGGTGGACTATGATCGGATTCGGATGTGACGCGACAAGTGATGGGTACAAGCTCCTTAAGTGGACCGTGCTTAAAGGAGGACACTCCATTCAAGTTCTCTCGCTAAAAAGTGGTTCTTGGAGAAATATTTTGTACCGTCCAACTACCATTGCCATTTGCCCTGGGCGGGGAAGGAAACTTCCGATTTTTCCTTACCTAAATGACAATTGGTATACGGATCCTATGGTATTTGTTCATGGAGCATTTCATTGGCTTGGTATGACAGTAGCAAGAACTTATCATTTGGTTTCATTTAATTCTTCAAATGAGGTGTACGGAGAGATACCTTTGCTAGAGCAAATGCACATAACTAATGAAGGTGTGTTGTCTTATTATGGCCTTTCATTAGTGGAAGGAATGCTTTGCTTTTCTTCTACTCATAAACATCAAGGATGGGGCACTTTTAAGTTGTGGGTAATGAAAGACTATGGAGTCAAAGAATCTTGGACTGTATTGTTTACGATACGACTCAGCAATATTGCATATGCTAAATTTAAACATAGATTTGCAAATGGTGAAGTGCTACTATATTTATTTGAGATTTTAGCAAATTCACCTAGGACCGACCGTATGGCTACATTTGGACATACTGCACTTAGGACGTCCACAGGTCCAGTTGGATTCTGGCCCGAGCATTTTAAAGTTCATGATGGAATTGCTTATACAGAAAGTTTGATCTCTCCGAAATCACTTATTTAA